A single Candidatus Thalassolituus haligoni DNA region contains:
- a CDS encoding Rpn family recombination-promoting nuclease/putative transposase gives MTQPPHKPHNPHDRFFRSAMENRSVALDFMRYYLPEPVFQALDTDSLILQHDSYIDTELAESLSDLVYHCQLAGEEACISILIEHQSRPDAFMPVRIGHYLFSLLTKQLKQRQPHSTATESTPPLMAPTKKVPRRLLTPVYALVFYHGQTSPYPYSLHLADCFNDPLQLMTELFQRPIALIDINQLPDDQLKQQQWIGIVARALKHIRAADISPYLLDLLQDCEGLDDHSNQWLDFIRTLLHYAIGTGNVIDLEQLVESSQQLPQPIGDTFMTIAEQLEARGIEKGKAQGITLGEARGLELGRYEAQKATALNMLKESLPVDLITKITGLSQLEVEVLQQGLQH, from the coding sequence ATGACCCAGCCTCCCCATAAGCCACATAATCCCCACGACCGCTTCTTCCGCAGCGCTATGGAAAACCGGTCAGTGGCGCTGGACTTTATGCGTTATTACCTGCCGGAGCCGGTGTTTCAAGCGCTGGATACCGACTCGCTGATCCTGCAGCACGACAGCTATATCGACACCGAACTGGCCGAAAGCCTCTCTGATCTGGTGTATCACTGCCAACTGGCGGGAGAAGAGGCCTGTATTTCCATCCTGATCGAACACCAGTCACGCCCGGATGCCTTTATGCCGGTGCGCATTGGCCACTACCTGTTCAGCCTGTTAACCAAACAACTGAAACAGCGTCAGCCACACTCCACAGCGACGGAATCAACACCACCATTAATGGCACCCACTAAAAAAGTGCCGCGACGTTTATTAACCCCGGTCTATGCGCTGGTGTTTTACCACGGCCAGACCAGCCCCTATCCTTATTCCCTGCACCTGGCGGACTGTTTTAACGACCCGCTCCAATTAATGACTGAGCTGTTTCAGCGCCCCATTGCCCTGATCGACATCAACCAGCTGCCGGACGACCAACTCAAGCAACAACAGTGGATTGGCATCGTTGCCCGCGCCCTCAAACACATACGCGCTGCTGACATCAGCCCGTATCTGCTCGACCTGCTACAGGATTGTGAAGGGCTGGACGATCACAGCAACCAGTGGTTAGATTTCATCCGCACTTTGCTACACTACGCCATCGGAACCGGCAACGTCATCGACCTGGAACAGCTGGTCGAATCCAGCCAACAACTGCCGCAGCCTATAGGAGACACCTTTATGACCATTGCAGAACAACTTGAAGCCCGTGGCATTGAAAAAGGCAAAGCCCAGGGTATAACATTAGGAGAAGCCCGAGGCCTGGAGCTGGGCCGTTATGAGGCTCAAAAAGCCACCGCATTGAATATGCTGAAAGAAAGCCTGCCAGTTGACTTAATCACCAAAATTACTGGTTTGTCACAGCTAGAAGTCGAGGTGTTGCAGCAAGGCCTGCAGCACTGA
- a CDS encoding NAD(P)H-dependent oxidoreductase produces MTDIIELLNWRYATKKMNPAKAVPEDKVERILEAIRLTATSSGLQPYDMLVVTNPEVREQIKAIAWNQAQITDCSHLLVFAAWDNYTPERINMMFDLTNDIRESTNEGWENYRQRLLKAYPARDAEVNFQHAARQAYIGLGSALIAAAAEQVDCTPMEGFTPADLDNILNLPERGLRSVVILPLGYREEDGDWLVNLKKVRRSKEQFVTEIK; encoded by the coding sequence ATGACCGACATCATCGAACTGCTGAACTGGCGCTACGCCACCAAAAAAATGAACCCGGCCAAAGCCGTCCCGGAAGACAAGGTAGAGCGCATACTCGAAGCCATCCGCCTCACCGCCACCTCCAGCGGCCTGCAACCCTATGACATGCTAGTGGTTACCAACCCCGAAGTGCGTGAGCAGATTAAAGCCATCGCCTGGAACCAGGCACAAATCACCGACTGCTCCCACCTGCTGGTCTTTGCCGCCTGGGACAATTACACCCCCGAACGCATCAATATGATGTTCGACCTGACCAACGATATACGCGAGTCCACCAACGAGGGGTGGGAAAACTACCGCCAACGCTTACTCAAGGCCTACCCGGCCCGAGATGCCGAAGTCAACTTCCAGCACGCGGCACGCCAGGCCTACATTGGACTGGGCAGCGCACTGATTGCCGCTGCCGCTGAACAGGTCGACTGCACCCCGATGGAAGGCTTCACCCCCGCCGATCTGGACAACATCCTCAACCTGCCAGAACGCGGTTTGCGCTCCGTCGTGATACTGCCACTGGGCTACCGCGAAGAAGACGGTGACTGGCTGGTGAACCTGAAAAAAGTACGTCGATCCAAAGAACAGTTTGTCACCGAAATAAAATAG
- a CDS encoding diguanylate cyclase — MNLKPRFLLLTALLMLLSGLAIWLFSQKIVLNVLQESALRQFETQVKLEKERSLQPIIREVALARQLADSQILRSWAKDENNEEKKQTALAELESYRNNFSDHSYFVALPGSGNYYHNNASNEFANDQYRYTLRSDNPNDRWFYSIIEQNRDIHLNVNPDIPLKVTKLWIDVLLRDGDQILGVVGTGLDLTTFIQQFTTTPEPGINNLFFDHEGAIQVSEDISQIDFASITKDASEHKTIWQQLDNEAQRAELEHILQTARSRPDQVVSIHVERNGSDQLAGVVYLPEVDWFVMTLLDLNILLPLSTFNELFLLAGVSIFIALLLFNLALNRYVLKPLRQLENGIEQLRDGQPVNNVIPQHIHGDIGRIMSHFSSMASEVLKSRERLEIRVRQRTEELEQLTYADPVTGLLNRRGMMEQLQQQMKQLPQNSGGFGILWLDLDRFKNINDQYGHAAGDLALKATAQIIQDHIRPDDFACRWGGDEFLLLINTDQQFLLDQLGRRLCAAIQKHEIRNDLNEILPLSISAGSSRAMAGQSLNEILATADQALYEAKASGRHRYCPGLITSH; from the coding sequence ATGAACCTTAAGCCACGTTTTCTGCTTCTCACTGCACTACTGATGCTGTTATCCGGCCTGGCTATCTGGTTGTTCAGCCAAAAAATTGTCCTGAACGTACTGCAAGAATCCGCCCTGCGTCAGTTCGAAACCCAGGTCAAACTGGAAAAAGAACGCTCACTTCAGCCCATCATCCGTGAAGTGGCACTGGCCCGTCAGCTGGCTGATTCACAAATTTTGCGCAGCTGGGCAAAAGACGAAAACAACGAAGAGAAAAAGCAGACGGCGCTGGCAGAGCTGGAGTCCTATCGCAACAACTTCTCTGACCACAGCTACTTTGTCGCCCTGCCCGGTTCCGGTAACTACTACCACAACAATGCCAGCAACGAATTTGCCAACGACCAATATCGCTATACCCTGCGTTCCGATAACCCCAATGACCGCTGGTTCTACAGCATCATCGAGCAAAACCGTGACATTCACCTGAACGTTAACCCGGACATTCCACTCAAGGTCACCAAACTCTGGATCGATGTTTTACTGCGTGATGGCGACCAGATTCTCGGTGTTGTTGGCACCGGCCTCGACCTGACCACCTTTATTCAACAGTTCACCACCACCCCGGAACCGGGTATCAACAACCTGTTTTTCGACCACGAAGGGGCCATTCAGGTATCGGAAGACATCTCCCAGATCGACTTTGCCAGCATCACCAAGGATGCCAGTGAACACAAAACCATCTGGCAGCAGCTCGACAACGAAGCCCAACGGGCCGAGCTGGAGCACATACTGCAAACCGCCCGTTCAAGGCCCGATCAAGTCGTCAGTATCCATGTCGAAAGAAATGGCAGCGATCAGCTGGCAGGGGTGGTCTACTTGCCAGAAGTAGACTGGTTTGTAATGACCTTGCTGGATCTGAACATTCTACTCCCCCTCAGCACCTTTAATGAGCTGTTCCTATTGGCGGGCGTCAGCATCTTCATCGCCCTGCTACTGTTTAATCTGGCACTCAATCGCTACGTACTGAAGCCACTGCGCCAACTGGAAAACGGGATCGAACAGCTGCGCGACGGCCAACCAGTAAACAACGTGATCCCGCAACATATTCATGGCGACATTGGCCGCATCATGAGTCATTTCAGCAGCATGGCGAGTGAAGTATTAAAATCACGTGAACGGCTGGAAATCAGAGTCCGGCAGCGTACCGAAGAACTGGAACAACTGACCTATGCCGACCCCGTCACCGGACTGCTCAACCGCCGTGGCATGATGGAACAACTGCAGCAACAAATGAAACAGCTGCCACAGAATTCGGGGGGATTTGGCATCCTCTGGCTCGATCTCGATCGATTCAAAAACATTAACGACCAATATGGCCACGCCGCTGGCGACCTGGCGCTGAAAGCCACTGCACAGATCATTCAGGATCACATTCGCCCGGATGATTTTGCCTGCCGCTGGGGCGGAGATGAATTCCTGCTGTTGATCAACACCGACCAGCAATTCCTGCTCGACCAGCTTGGCCGCCGCCTCTGCGCTGCCATACAAAAACACGAAATCCGCAACGACCTGAACGAAATACTGCCACTCAGCATCAGCGCAGGCAGCAGCCGCGCCATGGCAGGACAATCTCTCAACGAAATACTGGCAACCGCCGACCAGGCCCTGTACGAAGCCAAGGCCAGTGGTCGCCACCGCTACTGTCCAGGGTTAATCACCAGCCACTAA
- a CDS encoding NlpC/P60 family protein — protein sequence MSSRVYPMLSWLYLATVLLSGCSSMTSVESGFATPDRALESADSAAAVRRSDWLKHLYQQYDDWRGTGYLYGGTTRNGVDCSGFVNVTYRDQLDSWVPRTTLLQSQFGEPVAMGELQAGDLVFFKTADKVRHVGIYLEKGKFLHASSSEGVIISRLDSAYWRGKFWQARRMAP from the coding sequence ATGTCTTCGCGGGTGTATCCGATGTTGAGCTGGTTGTATCTCGCCACGGTACTGTTGAGTGGTTGCAGCAGTATGACTTCGGTTGAATCTGGATTCGCTACCCCGGATCGTGCGTTAGAATCGGCTGATTCTGCAGCGGCTGTCCGTCGCAGTGACTGGCTCAAGCACTTGTATCAGCAGTATGACGATTGGCGTGGCACTGGCTATTTGTATGGTGGTACCACCAGAAATGGAGTGGACTGTTCAGGGTTTGTGAATGTGACCTATCGCGATCAGCTGGATAGCTGGGTTCCCCGTACCACTTTGTTGCAGTCACAGTTTGGTGAGCCGGTCGCGATGGGTGAATTACAGGCCGGTGACCTGGTGTTTTTCAAGACGGCTGACAAGGTTCGTCATGTGGGTATTTATCTTGAAAAGGGCAAGTTCCTGCATGCGTCCAGCAGTGAAGGGGTGATTATTTCCAGGCTGGATAGCGCCTACTGGCGAGGCAAGTTCTGGCAAGCCCGTCGAATGGCTCCTTGA
- a CDS encoding glutaminase → MQAILDEIVATIGVSNDRGKVADYIPQLACIDPNQFAISVALADGRVFSAGDHQQLFSIQSISKVFTLTIALGKLGDGVWARVGREPSGDPFNSIVQLEHENGKPRNPFINAGAIAIADAIMVGHQPKETLAEILQFVRFIADDESICIDHNVAESELKTGDRNASLAHFMASFGRMNNPVDYVLGTYFHHCSIAMTCQQLAKAGLFLAGDGENPVTGTRVVSARRARRINSLMMMCGHYDGSGEFAYRVGLPGKSGVGGGILAVAPGHASIAVWSPGLDEVGNSKLGTEALEKLVQQTGWSVFA, encoded by the coding sequence GTGCAAGCTATTTTGGATGAGATCGTTGCGACGATTGGTGTAAGCAACGACCGTGGCAAGGTGGCCGATTATATTCCGCAGCTGGCGTGTATCGACCCGAACCAGTTTGCTATTTCTGTGGCGCTGGCGGATGGCCGGGTGTTCAGTGCCGGGGATCATCAGCAGCTGTTTTCTATCCAGAGTATTTCCAAGGTGTTTACGCTGACCATTGCACTGGGCAAGTTGGGTGATGGCGTCTGGGCGCGGGTAGGACGAGAGCCGTCGGGAGATCCGTTTAATTCTATCGTGCAGCTGGAGCATGAAAACGGCAAACCAAGAAACCCGTTTATTAATGCCGGTGCGATTGCGATTGCCGATGCCATTATGGTGGGGCATCAGCCGAAAGAGACGTTGGCAGAAATTCTGCAGTTTGTGCGCTTTATTGCTGACGATGAGAGTATTTGTATCGACCATAACGTGGCGGAATCCGAGTTGAAAACCGGCGATCGTAACGCTTCGCTGGCACATTTTATGGCGTCGTTCGGCCGTATGAATAATCCGGTCGATTATGTGCTGGGTACCTATTTTCACCACTGTTCAATTGCCATGACTTGCCAGCAGTTGGCCAAAGCCGGGTTGTTTTTGGCGGGGGATGGCGAAAACCCGGTCACCGGGACGCGGGTAGTGTCTGCCCGTCGAGCGCGCCGAATCAATTCGCTGATGATGATGTGCGGCCATTACGATGGCTCCGGTGAGTTTGCCTATCGGGTGGGCTTGCCGGGCAAGAGTGGCGTCGGCGGCGGTATTCTGGCGGTGGCGCCGGGGCATGCCTCGATTGCGGTTTGGTCGCCGGGGCTGGATGAGGTGGGCAACAGTAAATTGGGCACTGAGGCGTTGGAGAAGCTGGTGCAGCAGACCGGCTGGTCGGTATTTGCTTGA
- a CDS encoding LysR family transcriptional regulator, producing the protein MDRISAMRAFITVVDEGAFARAAERLDTSPQLISKYVSQLEQHLGVRLLNRTTRKVHLTEAGSRYYQRASQLLDDLDDMESQLGDMQGQAQGLLRISAPVSFATQHLAALLCDFQKAHPAVGIDVQLNDRKVDIVEEGFDVALRIGHLKSSSLIARKIAPVRLLMCASPQYLAQHGTPTSPDDLQQHRYLHYSYMKSDSSLNIHQRLKDAGREQQWNIISNNGDILIKAAIEGAGITIQPSFISGADIAAGRLHVILPEYEPEPMGLYAVYAHRQLLASKVRCFIDFMEGYFGSPPYWDKGLEIGTKG; encoded by the coding sequence ATGGATCGTATCAGCGCCATGCGCGCCTTTATCACCGTGGTTGATGAAGGCGCGTTTGCCCGTGCAGCTGAACGGCTGGATACCTCTCCCCAGCTGATCAGTAAATACGTCTCACAGCTGGAACAACACCTGGGCGTTCGGCTGTTGAACCGCACCACCCGCAAAGTTCACCTGACCGAAGCCGGTAGCCGCTATTACCAGCGTGCCAGCCAGCTGCTGGATGACCTTGACGACATGGAAAGCCAATTGGGCGATATGCAAGGCCAAGCCCAGGGGCTACTGAGAATCAGTGCGCCGGTCTCGTTTGCCACCCAGCATCTGGCGGCGTTGCTGTGCGATTTTCAAAAAGCGCATCCCGCTGTCGGCATCGACGTCCAACTGAATGACCGCAAGGTTGATATTGTTGAGGAAGGTTTCGACGTCGCCCTGCGCATCGGCCATTTAAAAAGCTCGTCACTGATTGCCCGCAAAATTGCCCCGGTGCGCTTGCTAATGTGCGCCTCGCCGCAATACCTCGCGCAACACGGCACTCCCACCAGCCCCGACGACCTGCAACAGCATCGCTATCTGCACTACAGTTATATGAAAAGCGACAGCAGCCTGAACATCCATCAGCGGCTGAAAGATGCCGGGCGTGAACAGCAGTGGAATATCATCAGCAACAACGGCGACATACTGATAAAAGCCGCCATTGAAGGCGCGGGTATTACCATTCAGCCGAGTTTTATTTCCGGGGCCGACATTGCGGCAGGCCGACTGCACGTCATCCTGCCAGAGTACGAACCGGAACCCATGGGGCTATATGCGGTGTATGCCCATCGCCAGCTATTGGCCAGCAAGGTACGCTGCTTTATCGACTTTATGGAAGGCTACTTTGGCTCGCCACCCTATTGGGACAAAGGGTTAGAGATTGGGACAAAGGGTTAG
- a CDS encoding DoxX family protein translates to MSNKLITTLLASDAGLAALILRVPVGLVLAAHGSQKLFGWWGGYGLEGTGQWMASIGLEPGYLMALLAGSAEFFGGLALVLGLLTRPAALVIALTMLVAIFSTHISHGLFLSNNGYEYALSLLAVTAALTVQGGGSLALDQWLHQALKGGRVNRLEPVTV, encoded by the coding sequence ATGAGTAATAAATTGATCACGACCTTGTTGGCTTCTGATGCGGGTTTGGCTGCGCTGATTCTGCGTGTACCCGTCGGCCTGGTATTAGCCGCCCACGGTTCTCAAAAACTGTTCGGCTGGTGGGGTGGCTACGGCCTGGAAGGTACTGGTCAGTGGATGGCCAGTATTGGCCTGGAACCCGGTTATCTGATGGCGTTGCTGGCCGGTAGTGCGGAGTTTTTTGGAGGTCTGGCGCTGGTGTTGGGGCTACTGACTCGTCCGGCGGCGCTGGTCATTGCATTGACCATGCTGGTGGCGATCTTCAGCACTCATATCAGTCATGGTTTGTTTCTGAGCAATAACGGCTATGAATACGCGTTAAGCTTATTGGCGGTGACGGCGGCGCTGACGGTTCAGGGAGGCGGAAGCCTGGCGCTGGATCAGTGGTTGCATCAAGCGCTCAAGGGCGGTCGTGTTAACCGTCTGGAGCCGGTGACTGTCTGA